A segment of the Desulfurococcus mucosus DSM 2162 genome:
CGTATAGAGTAGCCTAGCCCACTGTACTTCAGTGCAAGGTATACTAGTACGGCAACAATGGATATGATCGTGAAGCCGGCTACACCGGGCAACCTAGCTGGCTGAGGCACGAACACGCTCATATGCGAGTACACGGGGTCAGTGAACCTGGAGACTATCAGGTAGAGGACGAGGTAGTATGTAGCCCAATTCATCATTATCGCTACAACCACCTCGTTAACGCTCCTATAGGTTCTCAAATAACCCACTATAAGGCCCCACAAACCCCCCGCGAGTGCTCCCAGAAGTATCCCGGCGAAGGAGGCTAACAGGGGTTGCCCCACAGCATTGTACACGGTGTAAGTTGCCACCAGGCCTGTGAAGGCCCCGATGTAGAGCTGGGATTCCCCTCCTATATTAAACAAACCGGCCAGCATGGGTATTGAAAAAGCCAGCCCAGTTGCTATCACGGGAGTGCTCTGCTCCATCAGTATCCTCCAGTTCCTGAATCCCTCGCTGAACATTATGCTGAACACCCTGAGGGGGTCGTACCCGCTTACAAGTAGCACGGCGGCTGCCGCGGCGAAGCCTATTAGAAGGGAGAGAGCCTCCTCGGCGATCACCCTGGTGATCTTCGCTAGCAGGATCTCCCTATGCATTCACACCACCCATGAGGAGCCCTATTTTCTCAGGTGTGAACTCCTCGACCCGCCCCTCCCCCATGATTCTCCCCTCATACATAACTGCCACCCTATCGCTGAGCTGGAATATCTCATCTAAATCCGTTGAGACAAGGAGTATCCCGATACCCTGGTTCCTCAACTCCAGTAGCCTCTTCCTTATGAACTCTGTTGAAGCGACGTCGACTCCCTGCGTTGGCTCTGCAACAACTAGGATTCTCGGTTTCCTCGCGATCTCCCTGCCCACCATGAGCTTCTGCTGGTTGCCCCCACTGAGGAATTTAACCGGGGTATCAGGGTTCGGTGGTTGGACACCGTACTCCTTGATGACTTCAACCGCCTTCTCCTTCGCCTTCTTCCAGTTTACAATACCTAGTCTCCCAGTGTATTCATCTATGCTTGTAAGGATCGAGTTTTCGAGAACACTCATGTCGTGGATTAAACCTATCTTCCTGCTCTCAGGGATGTATGCTATTCCAAGCCTGTACCTCTCCTTCGTATCCAGCCAGGTTACATCCCTCGAGTCCAGGAGTATTCTCCCCTTGTACGGCTTCCTGAGCCCCGCTATTGTTTCACATAGCTCCGTCTGCCCGTTGCCCTGCACACCGGCTATGCCAAGTATCTCCCCCTCTCTCACTACAAGGCTCACTCCTCTCAATGCATCCACCCCCTCACCGCCCTTAACCCATATGTCTTCGATCCTGAGTACTTCCCTGCCGGGTCCCCTTGAAGGCGGCTTCTCTATGACTAGCTCCACATCCCTGGCAACCATCATCCTGGCTAGCTGCTGCTCCGATGCCTCACTCGTCTTCACGGTTCCAACCTTGCTTCCCCTCCTTAAAACCGTCACCCTGTCCGTTATCGCTTTAGCCTCCCTGAGCTTATGGGTGATCAATATAATGGTTATGCCTTTATCCCGTAGCCTTCTAAGAGATGTAAACAATTCTTCTACCTCGAGGGGTGTGAGCACGCTTGTAGGCTCATCCAGGATGAGTATGCGTGCATCCCTTATCAACGCCTTAAGGATTTCAACCCTCTGCTGTACTCCAACAGGGAGCTCTTCCACGGTCTTCCCCAGCGGGATCCTCAACCCTGTCTCAGCGATCAGTTTTTCCGCACGCTCCTCTGTATCATCCCTGGATACACCTGGGTTAACGGCACTCATGGAGAGATAGAGGTTGTCGAGCACGCTCATGGTTGGAACCAGTGAGAAATGCTGATATATCATTGCGATACCGTGCCTTATTGCATCCCTGGGGCTCCTGAACCTAACCCTTCTACCAAACACCTTGATCTCTCCATCGGTGGCATGTATTTCCCCGTAGAGTATGCGCATGAGCGTTGTCTTCCCAGCCCCGTTCTCGCCGAGTAAGCCGTGGATCTCTCCTTCTTCAACCTCGAAGTCGACGCCGCGGAGGGCGACGACTCCATCAGGGTATATTTTCCTGATGCCAAGCATTTCAACCGCTTTCATACCTGGACAACCATCTAGTGATGGGAGAACGGTGCGAACGGGGTAAAAAACGTGATTGAGAAGGTTAACCCGGCATGAAGGGTTAAACCTTCCCCTTGCTCAACGCGGCGTTTAGGTCACCGTTCTTCAGGGCGTTCACTATCTGGTTGTATTCGTCCTCAGTGCTCGGGCTCTTGAAGGCTATCTGCCCGCTGATGATCAACTGCTGCAGCTCCTGCATTATGCTCCACCCTGTCTCAGTGATGTATGTTCTACGGCTCTCGTTCACAATCCTGACCACGTCATCCGGCGTGAGCCCGGCTTCCAGCTTGGACTGGTTGTACGCTATCTCAGCGAAGTACTTGACGCCGTCGAGATCCCAGATGCCGACTCCACCATCCTTCAGGCTGAGGACATGTATTCCGCCACTCCACTGGTTCTTAACAACCATCTCGATAGCCTTGTACACGGCTACATCAACTCTTTTCGCACCGCTGAACGGCATGTACCTAGGCATGTACCACTCCTGGCTTGCGTCCTGACCTATGGCGAGCGCGGTACCCTTGCCCTGCTTATTCCAGTCTCTTACAGCGTCAAACATTCCGACATGTGTTAAGCCGGCTAAACCGTAGAGCACGCATGCACCGCTCTGCAGCATTGATGTAGCATACTGGTATCCTTTCTGCGTATCACCGAAGGTACCCGTGTAGTCCCATAGGAAGCCTATGGTTTTATTGGTCTTCATCTCATAATACTTGACGCCGAAGAGGTAGCCTACGTGGAACCTCCACAGTGGAGGAATAGACATACCGGCTACGGCACCCACCTTGTTGCACCCTATCTTGGATGCCATGTCGGCAGCCAGTACACCGACGAGTGCCCCAGCCTCCTGCTCTGAGAACAAGATGTCAACCTCATTAGGCCTATTGATGAATGTTGATGCATCAATCAAGGCATACTTCTGGTTCGGGTATTTGTCAGCGGTCTCATTCAACGGCGAGGTCCATAGGAAGCCCACGAGCACTATTAGATCGTACTCACCACTGCTTGAAAGAGTTTCAAGCAGCTCTTTCATCTTGCCCTGAGACTGTGGTGTCGTGTACTCAACGGTGACGCCGAAGTCGTGTTTAGCCTTCTCGGCACCAAGCCACGCCATGTCGTTGAAGCTCAGGTCTCCTCTACCGCCGACATCGAAGAGTATTGCCACCTTCACGGGTTTACTGGTTGTCGTCGTGGTTTTAGCTGGTTGAGACGTTGACACATAATAGTATACTCCTACAGCGGCCACCAGGATTACTACGACTAGGATTGCTACAAGGGTTTTCGTGGCGAGGGACTTCAAGCTATCCACCCCGTGTTTAAACACTTATTTATCCCCCAACATAATAAAACTTACGCTGTGAAACACTCAACCACCGGTGGGGGCGTTGAAAGCACTCCTCCTCGAGGAACCCAAGCACATCAGGCTAACGGAGGTCGAGCAGCCGAGCCCGGGACCCGGGTGGCTGCTCATCAGGGTTGAAAGAGCAGGTATCTGTGGAACGGATAAAGCAATGTACACGGGAACATACCGGTTGCTTAAGAAACCGCTTATCCCGGGCCACGAGGTTTCAGGCATCGTTGTAGATGTGGGAGCAGGGGTTTCAAGGGATCTAGTGGGGCGGAGGGTCACAACCGAGATAAACGTTTACTGTGGTAAATGCTGGTACTGCAGGAATGGAATGCACACGCATTGCCCGTATAGGGAGACCATAGGGATCACGCGTGATGGAGGTATGGCCGAGTACATGGTTACCAGGGCAGACCTCATACATGTGGTTGACGATCTCTCACCTCTCCAGGCAGCCTTCGTGGAGCCATTGGCAGCCGTCGTCGAAATGGTGGAGATGGAGCCTGTGAGACCATTGAGCAGGGTTGCAGTGATAGGGGTTGGAGCAATAGGCTTACTGGCTGTTCAAGTACTTAGATTATTCAACCCCGAGCTAATAGTAGCTGTCTCAAGGCCCGGATCCCCGAAGGCTCGCCTTGCAGGAGAGCTCGGCGCGGACCTAGTGGTAGACTACCCGGAGCTCACGGAGATACTGAGGCGTGAGACCCCTGAGGGGCAGGGATTCGACTACGTGGTTGAGGCAACTGGTAGCTCTAAGGGGTTGGAGATAGCGGTAGACATAGCTAGGCCTAGAGGAGTCGTCGCCTTGAAGTCGACTCATGGCTCCCCCGTCAGCTTCGACCAGACCAAGGCGGTTATCAAAGAGCTCAGGTTGACCACGTCTAGATGCGGCCCCTTCGACAAGGCGATAAGCCTCTTGAGGAAGAGGCTTGTCAACGTGGATAAACTCGTTACATCAGAGTATGGTCTCGAGAAGGGGGCGGAGGCCTTCGAGAAGAGCCTTGAAAGAGACCAGGTTAAGGTGCACATAGTTATCTAGTGCT
Coding sequences within it:
- a CDS encoding ABC transporter permease, whose amino-acid sequence is MHREILLAKITRVIAEEALSLLIGFAAAAAVLLVSGYDPLRVFSIMFSEGFRNWRILMEQSTPVIATGLAFSIPMLAGLFNIGGESQLYIGAFTGLVATYTVYNAVGQPLLASFAGILLGALAGGLWGLIVGYLRTYRSVNEVVVAIMMNWATYYLVLYLIVSRFTDPVYSHMSVFVPQPARLPGVAGFTIISIVAVLVYLALKYSGLGYSIRAVGLNPKASLYAGFNIGRTLLSTMALAGGIAGLGGALFVVSTIYSIDTTMSSIHGLGFLGIGIGLLGRNNPIGIVLAGLFISGLQFGGQWVELRTGAPPYLTDVVIGVVVMALSATYVYELIASRMRRGGE
- a CDS encoding ABC transporter ATP-binding protein is translated as MKAVEMLGIRKIYPDGVVALRGVDFEVEEGEIHGLLGENGAGKTTLMRILYGEIHATDGEIKVFGRRVRFRSPRDAIRHGIAMIYQHFSLVPTMSVLDNLYLSMSAVNPGVSRDDTEERAEKLIAETGLRIPLGKTVEELPVGVQQRVEILKALIRDARILILDEPTSVLTPLEVEELFTSLRRLRDKGITIILITHKLREAKAITDRVTVLRRGSKVGTVKTSEASEQQLARMMVARDVELVIEKPPSRGPGREVLRIEDIWVKGGEGVDALRGVSLVVREGEILGIAGVQGNGQTELCETIAGLRKPYKGRILLDSRDVTWLDTKERYRLGIAYIPESRKIGLIHDMSVLENSILTSIDEYTGRLGIVNWKKAKEKAVEVIKEYGVQPPNPDTPVKFLSGGNQQKLMVGREIARKPRILVVAEPTQGVDVASTEFIRKRLLELRNQGIGILLVSTDLDEIFQLSDRVAVMYEGRIMGEGRVEEFTPEKIGLLMGGVNA
- a CDS encoding BMP family lipoprotein, which encodes MKSLATKTLVAILVVVILVAAVGVYYYVSTSQPAKTTTTTSKPVKVAILFDVGGRGDLSFNDMAWLGAEKAKHDFGVTVEYTTPQSQGKMKELLETLSSSGEYDLIVLVGFLWTSPLNETADKYPNQKYALIDASTFINRPNEVDILFSEQEAGALVGVLAADMASKIGCNKVGAVAGMSIPPLWRFHVGYLFGVKYYEMKTNKTIGFLWDYTGTFGDTQKGYQYATSMLQSGACVLYGLAGLTHVGMFDAVRDWNKQGKGTALAIGQDASQEWYMPRYMPFSGAKRVDVAVYKAIEMVVKNQWSGGIHVLSLKDGGVGIWDLDGVKYFAEIAYNQSKLEAGLTPDDVVRIVNESRRTYITETGWSIMQELQQLIISGQIAFKSPSTEDEYNQIVNALKNGDLNAALSKGKV
- a CDS encoding MDR/zinc-dependent alcohol dehydrogenase-like family protein, with the protein product MKALLLEEPKHIRLTEVEQPSPGPGWLLIRVERAGICGTDKAMYTGTYRLLKKPLIPGHEVSGIVVDVGAGVSRDLVGRRVTTEINVYCGKCWYCRNGMHTHCPYRETIGITRDGGMAEYMVTRADLIHVVDDLSPLQAAFVEPLAAVVEMVEMEPVRPLSRVAVIGVGAIGLLAVQVLRLFNPELIVAVSRPGSPKARLAGELGADLVVDYPELTEILRRETPEGQGFDYVVEATGSSKGLEIAVDIARPRGVVALKSTHGSPVSFDQTKAVIKELRLTTSRCGPFDKAISLLRKRLVNVDKLVTSEYGLEKGAEAFEKSLERDQVKVHIVI